A genomic stretch from Dissulfurispira thermophila includes:
- a CDS encoding MBL fold metallo-hydrolase codes for MKKLFYGILIAVNCIFLIPATTFSEKKEVKVMVKNIHYLGHDTFKITGEKVIFTDPFKIKKKDSADIILITHEHYDHCSPEDVKKIQGPNTVIVTTGDCAKKISGNIKIVRPGDKINVSGIEIEAVPAYNTNKQFHTKDKGWVGYIFTANGQRIYIAGDTDYIPEMKTFKNIDIALLPVSGTYVMTAEEAVQAAITINPRIAIPMHYGSIVGDINDAKRFREGLKGKIEVVILNEE; via the coding sequence ATGAAGAAATTATTTTATGGAATATTAATAGCAGTCAATTGCATCTTTTTAATCCCAGCAACAACATTTTCAGAGAAAAAGGAGGTAAAAGTTATGGTAAAAAACATCCACTATCTTGGACATGACACATTCAAAATAACAGGTGAGAAAGTTATTTTCACTGATCCGTTTAAGATTAAAAAGAAAGATTCAGCAGATATAATACTCATAACACATGAGCATTATGATCACTGTTCACCTGAGGATGTAAAAAAGATTCAAGGGCCAAATACAGTGATAGTTACGACAGGAGATTGTGCAAAGAAAATATCAGGTAATATTAAGATTGTCAGACCTGGCGATAAAATAAATGTGAGTGGAATTGAAATAGAAGCTGTACCTGCCTATAACACAAACAAACAGTTCCATACAAAAGATAAAGGATGGGTTGGATACATTTTCACGGCAAATGGGCAAAGGATATACATTGCAGGAGATACAGATTATATACCTGAAATGAAGACATTCAAAAATATCGACATTGCCCTACTTCCTGTTTCTGGAACATATGTTATGACAGCAGAAGAGGCTGTTCAAGCAGCAATAACCATCAATCCGAGGATTGCTATACCAATGCATTATGGCTCAATTGTTGGAGATATAAATGATGCAAAGCGATTCAGGGAAGGACTGAAAGGCAAAATAGAGGTTGTAATACTAAATGAGGAATAA
- the rpsL gene encoding 30S ribosomal protein S12 — MPTIAQLIKNGRKKVEKKTKSPALKNCPQKRGVCVRVYTTTPKKPNSALRKVARVRLTNGMEVTAYIPGVGHNLQEHSIVLIRGGRVKDLPGVRYHILRGALDCAGVANRRQGRSKYGAKRPK, encoded by the coding sequence ATGCCTACAATTGCACAACTGATTAAGAATGGACGAAAGAAAGTCGAGAAAAAGACGAAGAGCCCTGCTCTTAAAAACTGTCCGCAGAAGCGAGGTGTATGCGTGAGAGTTTATACAACTACACCTAAAAAACCGAACTCTGCATTAAGAAAGGTTGCAAGGGTTAGACTTACAAATGGAATGGAGGTCACAGCTTATATTCCAGGTGTGGGGCATAATTTACAGGAGCATTCAATTGTATTGATAAGAGGTGGAAGGGTTAAGGACCTTCCGGGTGTCAGATACCATATTTTAAGGGGTGCCCTCGACTGCGCGGGTGTTGCGAATAGGAGGCAGGGAAGGTCCAAGTACGGAGCAAAGAGACCTAAGTAA
- the rpsG gene encoding 30S ribosomal protein S7 produces MARRRVSAKREILPDPKYNSKLVSRFISVILKDGKKSTAEKAFYGALDILKEKTGADPLKVFKTAVENVKPVLEVKPRRVGGATYQVPMEVRPHRKVALALRWIVDYARKRKEKTISEKLAGELLDAYNNTGSSIKKKEDTHKMAEANRAFAHYRW; encoded by the coding sequence ATGGCAAGAAGACGAGTATCAGCAAAAAGAGAAATATTACCGGATCCGAAATACAATAGCAAGCTGGTAAGCAGATTTATCAGTGTTATTTTGAAAGATGGTAAAAAGTCAACTGCTGAAAAGGCATTTTACGGAGCGCTGGATATTCTCAAAGAAAAGACAGGCGCTGATCCATTGAAAGTGTTCAAAACCGCGGTTGAGAATGTAAAACCAGTTCTTGAGGTCAAACCAAGAAGGGTTGGTGGTGCAACCTATCAGGTTCCGATGGAGGTAAGGCCTCATAGAAAAGTTGCTCTTGCATTAAGATGGATTGTGGATTATGCAAGAAAACGGAAGGAAAAAACTATAAGCGAAAAGCTTGCAGGAGAACTTCTGGATGCCTATAACAATACAGGCAGTTCTATAAAGAAAAAAGAAGATACTCATAAGATGGCAGAGGCTAACAGGGCATTTGCTCACTATAGATGGTAA
- the fusA gene encoding elongation factor G, which translates to MSRFPLEKTRNIGIMAHIDAGKTTTTERILYYTGVTYKIGEVHEGTAVMDWMVQEQERGITITSAATTCSWKEHRINIIDTPGHVDFTIEVERSLRVLDGAVAVFDAVAGVEPQSETVWRQANKYGVPRIAFMNKMDRVGADFFMAVDTMVEKLGAKPVPVQIPIGSEDKFRGPIDIVTMRAFYFDDETLGAKYVEADIPEEYIVKAKEYREKLLEAIADVDENIMEKYLSGEEISVEEIKRAIRKGTIEMKFTPVLCGSAFKNKGVQLLLDAIVDYLPSPIDIPPVKGIRPSDGAEVERKASDDEPFAALAFKIMTDPFVGQLTFVRVYSGVLNAGSYVYNSTKDVKERIGRLLKMHANKREEIKEVRAGDIAAIVGLKNTLTGDTLCDENNPIVLESIQFPEPVIAVAIEPKTKADQEKLSVSLAKLAQEDPSFKVSYDEETGQTIISGMGELHLEIIVDRLMREFKVSANVGKPQVAYKETIKGSAKVEGKFVRQSGGRGQYGHVWLDVEPLERGKGFEFVNKIVGGAIPKEYIPAVEKGIKEAMDSGVLAGYPVVDVRATLFDGSYHEVDSSEMAFKIAGSMAFKEGAKKAQVTLLEPIMSVEVVTPEEYMGDVIGDLNSRRGKIQSMEKRGNSQVIKAMVPLSEMFGYATDLRSKTQGRATYTMQFSHYEDVPKNISDSIVAKAKGE; encoded by the coding sequence ATGTCGCGATTTCCATTAGAAAAAACACGAAATATTGGTATTATGGCTCATATTGATGCTGGTAAGACCACAACTACCGAAAGGATACTTTACTATACGGGTGTAACATATAAAATCGGTGAAGTCCATGAGGGTACTGCGGTTATGGACTGGATGGTACAGGAACAAGAGAGGGGGATTACCATAACATCTGCAGCAACCACATGCTCATGGAAAGAACACAGAATAAATATAATTGACACACCCGGCCATGTTGATTTTACCATTGAAGTTGAACGTTCTTTGAGGGTTCTTGATGGTGCAGTTGCAGTATTCGATGCGGTTGCAGGTGTTGAGCCGCAGTCAGAGACGGTCTGGAGACAAGCCAACAAATATGGTGTTCCAAGAATTGCCTTTATGAATAAAATGGACAGGGTTGGCGCTGACTTTTTTATGGCAGTAGATACAATGGTGGAGAAGTTGGGTGCGAAGCCCGTTCCTGTGCAAATACCTATTGGAAGTGAAGATAAGTTCAGGGGTCCGATAGATATCGTAACTATGAGGGCATTTTATTTTGATGATGAAACGCTTGGTGCAAAATATGTTGAGGCTGATATACCGGAAGAATATATTGTAAAGGCAAAGGAATATAGAGAAAAATTATTGGAAGCAATAGCAGATGTTGATGAAAATATAATGGAGAAATACCTTTCAGGAGAAGAAATATCAGTTGAGGAAATTAAAAGGGCAATCCGTAAAGGCACGATAGAAATGAAATTTACACCTGTGTTGTGTGGTTCTGCATTCAAGAACAAAGGAGTTCAGTTACTGCTTGATGCTATAGTTGATTATTTGCCTTCTCCTATAGATATTCCCCCTGTGAAAGGTATAAGACCATCTGATGGAGCAGAAGTTGAGAGGAAGGCATCTGACGACGAGCCTTTTGCAGCGCTTGCCTTTAAGATAATGACAGATCCATTTGTTGGACAGCTTACATTTGTGAGAGTTTATTCTGGTGTTCTGAATGCGGGATCTTATGTATATAACTCTACAAAAGATGTAAAGGAGAGAATAGGCAGGCTTCTTAAAATGCATGCCAACAAAAGGGAAGAGATAAAGGAAGTAAGAGCCGGGGATATAGCAGCCATCGTAGGATTAAAGAACACTCTTACAGGGGACACCCTTTGCGATGAGAATAATCCTATAGTTCTTGAATCAATACAGTTTCCTGAACCGGTTATAGCAGTTGCAATAGAGCCAAAGACAAAGGCGGACCAGGAAAAGCTTTCTGTTTCACTGGCAAAACTTGCGCAGGAGGACCCGTCTTTTAAGGTTTCTTATGATGAAGAGACAGGGCAGACAATAATATCTGGAATGGGCGAACTTCATCTTGAGATAATTGTTGATAGATTGATGCGGGAGTTTAAGGTTAGTGCAAATGTTGGTAAACCGCAGGTTGCATATAAAGAGACAATAAAAGGATCAGCAAAAGTAGAAGGTAAATTCGTAAGGCAGTCAGGCGGTCGAGGTCAATATGGCCATGTTTGGTTGGATGTTGAACCCCTTGAGAGAGGAAAGGGATTTGAATTTGTCAATAAAATAGTCGGTGGTGCCATTCCAAAGGAATACATTCCGGCAGTAGAAAAAGGCATAAAAGAAGCTATGGATAGCGGTGTGCTTGCAGGCTATCCTGTTGTAGATGTTAGGGCAACTCTTTTTGATGGTTCTTATCATGAGGTTGACTCATCTGAGATGGCTTTTAAAATAGCAGGATCAATGGCATTTAAAGAAGGTGCAAAAAAGGCACAGGTTACGCTTCTTGAGCCTATAATGAGTGTTGAAGTTGTTACCCCAGAGGAATATATGGGAGATGTTATTGGAGACCTTAATTCAAGACGAGGAAAAATACAGTCTATGGAAAAGAGGGGTAATTCTCAGGTGATAAAGGCAATGGTGCCTCTCTCAGAAATGTTCGGATATGCGACAGATTTGAGATCTAAAACACAGGGAAGAGCTACTTACACGATGCAATTTTCACATTATGAGGATGTGCCTAAAAATATAAGCGATAGTATTGTTGCAAAAGCAAAAGGCGAATGA